The DNA window TGTGGCTGCTGCGTGGAAACAACCCCGGCCGTCCCGGGCTTCTCGATCCCCAGGTCGAGCGGTGCTACGACGCATTTCTGAACTCTCGAGCCAGTCGCGCGGACCTACCGCTGTTGTCGCCCGCCGAGGCCAGGTCCTATTGCTCAACCGTGCGTAACAAGGCACTCGACAGCCTCGATGCACTGCCTACCGACGGCTCCGGAATTCAGGACGAGTTCAACTTCGGTCTGGTGATCAGTCACGAGAACCAGCACGACGAAACGATGCTGCAGGCGCTGAACCTTCGCACGGGGCCCGCGCTGCTGGACCGCGGAGCACCTCTTCCGCCCGGCCGGGCTTCAGTCGCCGGAACGTCCGTCCTCGTGCCCGCAGGTGAGTTCATCCTGGGCGTGGACGCGGTCACCGAGCCGCATTCACTGGACAACGAACGTTCCGCACATCGGGTCGACCTGCCCGCCTTCCGTATCGGTCGCGTCCCCGTCACCAACGGTGAGTGGCGACAATTCATCGACGACGGCGGCTACGACCAGCAGCGTTGGTGGTCAGAACGCGGCTGGGCCCACCGACAGGCCGCGGATCTGCGGTCGCCGCAGTTCTGGAACCTGGACGGCACCCGCACCCGTTTCGGCCATGTCGAGGACATCGGAGCCGACGAACCCGTCCAGCACGTCACGTTCTTCGAAGCCGAGGCCTACGCGGCGTGGGCAGGCGCCCGGCTACCCACCGAACAGGAGTGGGAGAAGGCCTGCGCGTGGGATCCCGCGGCGAAAGCCCGCCGTCGCTATCCGTGGGGTTCGTCGGAACCGACGACACATCTCGCCAACCTCGGCGGTGACTCACTGCGGCCCGCGCCGGTGGGCGCGTATCCGGCAGGTGCGTCGGCCTACGGCGCCGAACAGATGCTCGGCGACGTATGGGAATGGACCACGTCGCCGCTGCGGCCGTGGCCGGGCTTCACACCGATGCTGTATGAGCAATACTCGGCGCCCTTCTTTGACGGCGACTACAAGGTGCTTCGCGGCGGATCGTGGGCGGTCGCATCGAGCATCGTTCGTCCGAGCTTCCGCAATTGGGACCATCCGATCCGCAGGCAGATCTTCTCGGGTGTGCGCCTGGCGTGGGATATCGAGGGAGATCGGGCCTGATGTGTCGACACCTCGGCTGGCTCGGTGAACCCGTCTCCGTCGCGTCGCTGGTGATGGATCCGGCCAACGGCCTTATGGTGCAGTCTTATTCGCCCCGTAGGCAGAAGCACGGCCTGATGAACGCCGACGGCTGGGGTGCCGGTTTCTTCGACGGTGACACACCGCGACGCTGGCGCAGCGCCGCTCCGCTTTGGGGTGACGCCTCGTTCGCGTCGGTGGCGCCCGCGTTGCGCAGCGGGTGCATTGTCGCTGCCGTGCGCTCGGCGAGTGTGGGCATGCCGATCGAACCCACGGCGTCTGCGCCGTTCACTGACGGCCAGTGGCTGCTGTCGCACAACGGCCTCGTCGACCGCGCCGCCCTGCCGCTCTCGGCGAAAGCCGAATCGACTTGCGACAGCGCACTGTTGGCGGCGCTGATTTTCGACCGGGGCCTGGACGCGCTCGGTGACACCATCGTCGAGGTTGCCGCCGCCGACCCGAACGCCAGACTGAACATACTGGCGGGCAACGGTTCTCGGCTACTCGCCACGACATGGGGGGACACCCTGTCGATGCTGCGGCGCGATGACGGAATCGTGCTGGCCAGCGAACCCTACGATGACAACCCGGGCTGGCACGAGATCCCCGATCGCCACCTGGTCTCCGTCGTCGGCCCCGACATCGAGCTGATCCCGCTGAAAGGACCGTGATGACGTTCGCACTGTCGAATTACCTGTCCGCCGACTCGGCGTCCGAAGCCCTGCGCCGTGATGTGCGCACCGGTCTGACGCAGAGGCCGAAATCGTTGCCGCCCAAATGGTTCTACGACTCGGTAGGCAGCGATCTGTTCGACCAGATCACCCGTCTGCCCGAGTATTACCCCACCCGCACCGAGGCGCAGATATTGCGCGAACGGTCGGCTGAGATCGCCGCGGCGTCGGGCGCCGATACCCTCGTCGAACTAGGCAGCGGTACCTCGGAGAAGACCCGTATGCTGCTGGACGCCTTGCGCGACAGCGGATCCCTGCGCCGATTCATCCCGTTCGACGTCGACGCCTCCGTGCTCGAGGCCGCCGGCTCCGCCATCGAAAAGGAATACCCCGGCATCGAGATCGACGCGGTGTGCGGCGACTTCGAGGAACACCTCGGCAAGATTCCCCGGGTCGGCCGCCGGCTGGTCGTCTTCCTCGGCTCGACGATCGGGAACCTCACACCGGAACCGCGCGCCGACTTCCTCGCGGCGTTGGCCCAGTCCCTGCAGACCGGCGACAGCCTGTTGTTGGGCACCGATCTGGTCAAGGACACCGATCGGTTGGTGGCTGCCTACGACGACAGCGCGGGCGTCACCGCGCAGTTCAATCGCAATGTGCTGGCGGTGGTCAACCGGGAATTGGACGCGGACTTCGATCTCGACGCGTACGAGCACGTCGCCAAGTGGAACACCGACGAGGAGCGTATCGAGATGTGGCTGCGCGCCAACCAGGCGCAGCGGGTGGCTGTGAACGCACTGGACCTGACCATCGACTTTTCCGACGGCGAGGAGATGCTCACCGAGGTGTCGTGCAAGTTCCGCCCCGACAGGGTCGCTGCCGAACTGGCCGATTCCGGCCTGCGCCGCACTCATTGGTGGACCGACAGCGCCGGGGACTTCGGCCTGTCGTTGTCGACGCTGTGATGTCGAAAGCGGGGAGTCTCGCCGAGCAGTGGCGCGCGGCCAGGCCGCCCGTCGCAGGAGTGCACCTCGACAGTGCCGCTTGCTCTCGGCAGACCTTTGCGGTCATCGATGCCGCGGCCCGGCATGCCCGCCACGAAGCCGAGGTCGGCGGGTACGTCGCCGCCGCGGCTGCCGCCCCGGTGCTCGATGCGGGACGCGCGGTCATCGGCTCGCTGACCGGGTTGAGCAGCGGTGACGTCGCCTACACCACCGGCGCCAACGATGCCCTCGACATCCTGCTGTCCAGCTGGCCCGGCGAGCGCACCGTCGCCCTCCTGCCCGGCGAATACGGACCCAACCTGGCGATCATGGCCGCCAACGGTTTTGACGCACGTCCGTTGCCTACCGACGGTGACGGGCGACTCGACGTCGACGCCGCGGCCCGCACGCTGGCGGCCGACCGACCCGGGCTGGTGCACCTGACGGCACTGGCCAGCCACCGCGGCGTCGCACAGCCCATGGCGGCGCTGGCCGATGTGTGCCGAAACCTGGATCTCGACCTGGTGATCGACGCGGCGCAGGCGCTGGGTCATCTCGATTGTGCGGTAACGCCTTCCGCGATCTACAGCTCGTCGCGCAAGTGGGTGGCAGGTCCGCGCGGCGTCGGATTTCTGGGCGTGCATCCGGATCTGGCGCAGCGGCTTCGGCCGCGGCTACCGCCGCCAGGGTGGGGACTCGAACTGACTGTGATGGAGCGCATCGAACAGGGCGAAGCCAATGTGGCTGCCCGCGTGGGCTATTCGGTGGCGCTCGGCGACTATCTGGCGGCCGGGCCCAAGCAGGTCGGTGAACGGCTCGCCGAGGTGGGCAAGATGACCCGCGAGGCCCTCGCCGACGTCAGTGGATGGCGGGTGGTCGAAGCGGTCGACGAACCGACGGCGATCACCACGCTGGCGCCCGTCGATGGTGCCGACCCGCAGCAGGTGCGGGCGCAACTCATCGCCGAGCACGGCATCGTCACCACATTTGCCGAAACTCTGCGGGCGCCGTTCGAGATGACGTCGCCGGTGCTGCGGGCGTCACCGCACGTCGACGTCACCACAGGGGAGTTGGCGCAATTCGCCGAGGCGCTGGCCGTGGTGACCCGCGACGCCGTCACACGTAGTAGTTGACACCGAGTCCCTGCAACGTTCGGGCGACGGTCAGGGCGAGATCGTCGACGACATCCGGATCGTCGGGCAGACGCATGGTGGCGAGGCGGATCGAACCAGCGGACGGCTGGGTGTAGCACTCGCTGCCCGCGCCCACAGTGATCCCCTCGCTAGCGAGGCGCAGTATCGTGTCGAGCTCATCAGGCACGTCGATCCACACGAATTGGCCGTCGGGGCCGCTTTTCCCGTCGATACCGTGCTCGGCGAGCGCGTCGATACAGGCGGTCCTGCGTTGTGCATATCGTTGTTTGGCGGCGGTCATCACCGCCGCGGTATCGGGGCACTCCATCAGGTAGGCCAGCGCATCCTGCAGAATCCGGCTTGTCACGGCGAGGCCTGTGCTGCGCCGCGACTGGATCGATTGCAGAGCGTTCTGGCTGCCGCCGATCAGCGAGGTCCTCAGGTCGACCCCGTAGGACTTGCAGAACGAACGCACGTGGACGACGCGACCTGCCAACCGAGGACCGAACGAGGCCGGGGCTTTCGTCGTCAGCGGTCCGACGGCGTCCTCTTCGACGACTGTTACCGGCTCCGTCACGGAGCCCAGCACGTCGGCCAGCGCCGCCAACCGCGCTTCGGTGATTGTCACGCCGCGGGAGTAGGGAGCCGACGCCTGAAACGCGTATGTGGTGGCGCCGGCCGCTATGGCGGCCGAAAGGGATTGCACCTTCGGCCCTTCCGCATCGGCCGTCACGCCAACCACTTGTAGTCCGGCGCCTCGCAGTGAACCGAGAAAACCCGGATTTGCCGGTTCGTCGACCGCCACCGTTGTCCCGGCCGGCGTGACCCCCAGGATGGAAAGCAGCGCCGCCTCGGCGCCACTGCCAGAGGCGATGAACCCCTCGGCGGCAAACGGCCACGAGCGGCGGGCACAGTCGTACAGCCGCGACGTGATGAACTCACGAACGCTGGAATGCAGATTGGGCGCCTGAAGCCCGAATTCGAAGGCATGTGCCAGATCTGGCAGTAATGTCGGGTCGGCGGCCGACTTGCCCAGGTCGAGGCGCCGCCCAGCCCCCAGCGGCGTCGGGGCGAAAGGCGGCACAGCGCTGTCGGTGTTGAATGCCGCGACGAAAGATCCACCACGTCTGCGGGTCTCGATGAGCCCGCGGTCACGCAACAGTGTCCACGCCTCGCTGATGGTGCGGAATCCCAGTCCGGTGGCGGCGCTCAACTCGCGCATCGTCGGCAACCTGGTGCCACGGCGCAGCTGACCGGAGGTGATGGCCGACGCGACCAGGTCGGCCACCGTCATCGGCTGGGCGCCCCCGGGGATGCGTTGCACCAGCCAATCGACGTCGATCAGACCGGCCGTGGCAGCTCCGGACATCGCCTCGCCCTTCTCGTCGGTCGAATTGGCGCCGCCGCACCTCATTGCGGTCGCCGGGCCGTGTCAGCTACGCCCCGGGCCGGAATCTACCCGGTAAACATATCCATCCTCCGGGCTGAAATCCTTCGCGCCGATGAAATCGTGCGCCCAGCGGGCCACGAAGTCGAACGGGTCTACGTCGGCGAAAAGGTCGGGATAGGCCCACTTGGCGTAGAAGAGCGGGGTGATCTGATTCCCGGCGATATCGAACGCCCACGCGTTGTAGAGAAACAGTTTGCCGTCGCGAACTGCGGCCAGGTCGGCCCATCCCGGTCGCGCCAGCAGTTCATCCGCCTTGGTCTGGAACACGCCGTCAGAGCTTCCGCCATAGGTGTTCGATGTCTCCACGACGATCAGTCCCGGATCCGCCGAGAGGACGGCGGCAGGATCGGAATCGATGACGTTGCCGGGGGTCGTGCCGAAAATGTTCTCGACACCGGCGGCCTGAAGGGCAAAGTTTTTACCCCCATCCGCGCCGGTGGTCGCGCCCTTGGAATCTTCGTAGTAGGTGGGAATTTTCGCGACGTTCTTGGTCCGTGCCAGCAGATCGTCGATGTCCGTGGTCAATTGATGCACAGCGGCGGCCTCCTGCTTGCGGCCCAGCACCGTGGCGAGCAGGTCGATACTCTTGTTCCACTCGGAGAACACCCAGGTGCTGGCGACCACCACCGGAATGCCGAACTTGTCGAGCTGCGCGGCGGCATCCGCCCAGTCGTGGTTGCGGTAGATGAACACCACGTCGGGGTTCTTCTCGGCAATGCTCTCGTAGTTCAGTTCCGTCCCGTTCGCGCCGACGGATAGGTCGTCGGAAAAGTCTGCGTAGTTGAGCTCGCCGATCGTCTTCGAGTCGATACCGACAATCTGATCCCTGGCTCCGAGTGCCAGCGCCAGGTCAACGTTGAAGCTTCCGACGATCACTGCCCGCTCGACGGGACCGTCGAAGGTCAACTCCCGTCCTTGGTCGTCGACGACGGTGAAGCTCTCGGCCGACTTCGCCTCCGGCGCAGTACTATCCGAGCTTGCGTTCGAGCAGCCGACGAGGATAAACACTCCGACGGCGGCGGCGAGCAGCGCCCGAGTATGACGGGTTATCTGGGGTGAAAAGGTGCGTCTCATTGGCGGGCCTCCTGTGATTGCGGTGTGGCGGTGTGGCGGACGGCGGCACTCATGTTGCGACGGGGTGCACCTCCATGAACTGGCCGCACTCGTTCACGTCGACTTCGAGCCCGTACACCTGCTCGAGCAGGTCCTTGCGATATGCATCACGGGTGGTGCCGAACTCGGCTATCCGCCCTTCCGACAACACGGCCACCAGGTCGCAGAACCTGGAGGCGGTGTTGAGGTCGTGAATGGCGATGATGGTGACCAGGTTTCGGTCGCGAGTCAGGCTCCGGATCAGCCGCAACGCCTCCACCTGATAGCGGAGATCCAGGGCGCTCGTGGGCTCGTCGAGCAACAGCACTTGAGGCGCCTGCGCGGTCGCCCGTGCGATCAGTACCCGTTGCGCCTGTCCGCCACTGAGATCAGCCATCGGCCGGTCTGCAAGTTCGTCAAGGTCGAACAACTCGATCGCTTGGTCGACGGCAGCCCAATCCGAAACGCTCGGGCGCAGGCCGAAGTACGGAGTGCGCCCGAGCAACACGCAGTCCCGAACCGAAAGCGCGGCGCTGGCTTCGGTCGCCTGCGGTACGTAGGCCACGATGCGGGCATGGTCCTTGGGTCGCAGGACTGCCAGAGACTGCTCGTCCAGACTGATGCGCCCCGACTGCAGTCGTTGTATCCGGGCCAATAGTTTGATCAGCGTCGACTTGCCAGAGCCGTTGGGACCGAGCAGACCGACCACCTTGCCTCGCGGTGCGGTCATCGAGATATCGTGCAGAACACGGTGTTTGCGGTAGGCGAACGCCACCCCTTCGACATTGAGAGTCACAGCCGGGTCGCCCTTTTCGAGAAGATCAGGTTGATGAAGATCGGCGCGCCGACGAGGGCGACGACGATGCCGACCGGGATGACGGCGGGGCTGAGCACGGTGCGCCCCACGGTATCTGCGACGAGCAGCAGCAGGCCCCCGCTGATCGCACCGAAGGGCAACAGATAGCGGTGGTCGGAACCGATGAGGATGCGCGCGATGTGCGGGCCGACGAGGCCGACGAAGCCGATCACTCCGGTGAACGAGACGACGACCGCGGTCAGCGCCACGGAGACGAAGATGGTTGCGGCCCGGGTGCGGGGCACGTTGATACCGAAGCTGGTCGCGGCGTCATCACCGGCGAAGGCAATCGCGTTGATCGCAGACGCCCGCAACAACAGATACGGCAACGAGACGGCAAGTACGGCGCTGACCAGCGCCACGTGGCCCCACTGCGCGTTGTTCACCGATCCGAAGGCCCAGTGCACGATCTCGGCCAGCGTGTCCTCGTCGACGAAGAACTGCAGCGAGGACGTCAACGCCTCGAAGAGTTGGCTCAACGCGACACCGAGCAGGATCAGCGTCGTGGCTGCCAGTTGCCGCGCCGAGGCGAGGCCGAGGACGACGGCCGACACGATCAATCCGCAGATCAGTGCGCTGGCGATGGTCAGGGCCACCGACGAATGCCCGATGGTGTTGCGCCCGACGACGATTGCCAGCGCCGCGCCGAATGCGCTCGCCGAGGACAAACCCAGCGTGTACGGACTCACCAGCGGATTGCGCAACAGGCCCTGCATCACCACGCCGGCTACCGAAAGTGCTGCGCCACCGGCGAATGCGAGCAGCGCCCGCGGCAAGCGCAAGTCACCCAGGATGACAACGGTCGATCGGTACGAGTCGGGGTAATCCTGGCCGAGAAGCCAGATCCCAAGTGAGCGCACGAGATCCGCCGGGCCGGCGTTGGCGGTGCCAACCGTGGTGCAAACCACGACCGTCAGCACCGACAACACCGCGCCGGCCCCGATGATGACCCACTGCCTTCGGTTCGACGGCTCACGTCGTCGCGGCCGCTGTCGCGAGTTTGGCGGAACCCGCGCGACAACTGTTGTCGTCATCTATTTACCTCGCAGTGGTAGGGCTCAACCCAGCAGACGTTATGCCGGGTTAGGCCCGCGAAACATATTTAGAATGTGCGCGAGTTTTATATCCGTTGTGATCCAGACTTTTCGATAACGTGATCCGCCGCGGGACCGCACAGGTCTCCTGCCTGCGCCGTGCATCATCTCCGTCTACTCGCGGCGTGGGCATCCAACCACTGAGCGGGGCTGTCGATGACCCAACACCGGTACTTCGGACGCACTGGCGTGCGAGCCACGCCCCTGACGCTGGGCACCATGAACTTCGGGGCGTGGGGGGAACCAGACCATGACCGATCCATCGAGGTGGTGCACCGCGCGCTGGACGCGGGTATCAACGTGATCGATACGGCAGACCTCTACTCGGCAGGGGAGTCCGAAGTCGTCGTCGGTAAGGCACTGGTCGGCAGGCAGCGTGATGACATCATTCTGGCGTCGAAGTTTCACGGGAAGTTGGGCCCGGATGTCAACCAACAAGGTAATTCTCGCCGCTGGGTGGTGCGCGCCGTTGAGGACAGCTTGCGCCGCCTCGGTGTCGACCACATCGACCTGTATCAAATCCATAAGCCGGATCCGCACACCGATCTCGACGAGACATTGTCGGCCCTGACCTCGCTTGTCGACGCCGGGAAGATCCGTTACTTCGGTACGAGCTGTTTTCCCGCACACTTGTTGGTCAAGGCACAATGGGTGGCGCGTGACCGCGGCCATATCCGTCCGGTGTCCGAGCAGCCGCCCTACTCGGTGCTGAGCCGCAAGGCCGAGGTCGACGTGCTTCCGGTGGCTCAGGAGTACGAGCTCGGTGTGCTCACGTGGAGCCCACTGGCAGGAGGTTGGCTGTCCGGACGCTCAGCCGACGGTTCGCCGTTGACGGCCACCGACCGCCACCGGCGGCTGCCGGCTCGCTACGACGCCGAGCTGCCACTGAACGTGATCAAGCGCCAGCGGGTCGAGCAGCTGTCCAAGCTGGCCAGTGACGCGGGAATCACACTGCCGCAGTTGGCAATCGCATTCGTGCTTGCGCATCCCGCCGTGACAACCGTGATCGTCGGACCACGGTCGATCGAGCACCTCGAGAGTGTGCTCGGAGCCGAAGAGATTGCGCTTTCGGCCGACGTCCTCGACGCGATCGACCAGATCGTGGCACCCGGTGTGACACTGAATCCGGCCGATGAGGGTTATGTCCCGCCGTCGATCGCGGATTCGTCGTTGCGGAGACGTGCGTGAGCAATTCAGCCAACAGGCTTGCTCTGAACCTCAGCATCAAGGCCGCAGGCAACCATCCCGCCGCTTGGCGCCACCCGAGTGCGGAGCTGTCCAACATCAACTCCATCTCCGGGATCCTGTCGCTGGCAGCGCGCGCCGACGAAGCCGGTGTCGACGCGTTGTTCCTGGCCGACAAGCTCGCGTTCGCCAACGACGGTGCCACTGTGCCAATGGTTTACGAGCCTGTCACGCTGCTGGGCGCGATAGCCGCGGTCACCAGGCGGATCGGACTGATCGGCAGCATCTCCACCACGTTCTCGCATCCCTTCACCGTGGCGCGCCACACCGCCTCCCTCGACCACATCAGTGGCGGTCGTGTCGGCTGGAACGTGGTGACCAGTGGAGCGCAGAAAGCGGCGCAAAACTACGGCCTGAACGAACTGCCGGGTCATGCGACGCGGTACCAGCGTGCCGACGAGTTCCTCGAGGCGGTTACCGCACTGTGGGAGTCCTGGGGGACAGACGCGCTGGTTCGGGATCGGAAGTCGGGCGTGTTCGTCAACACCGACGCCGTCCGCCCCGCTAACCATGTGGGAGTGAACTTTTCGGTGGCCGGGCCGTTGAATTCACCGCGGCCACCGCAGGGTTGGCCGGTGATCGTCCAGGCCGGTGGATCGGATGCGGGCCGCGAACTGGCGGCGCGCTGGGCCGACTCGGTGTATACCGTCGCCGACGACATCGACGTTGCGCGCAGCTTCTACTCTGACGTCAAGTCGAGGGCGGCGCGGTATGGGCGCCCACCCGAGGCGATCCGCATCATGACCGGTTTCCGGGTACTGGTGGCCAAGACTGCCGATGCCGCCCAGCAGATCAACACCGAACTGGCAGAACTGGCTGACCCGCGTCAAGTGCTGCGGCAGTTGGCGTTGATCACCGGTGTCGATCTCGATGTCGAAGACCTCGACCAGCCGGTACCGGCGTTACCCGATCCGAATGAATCCGAGGGATACCGAACGCATTTGCAGACGCTGAACTCGTTGGTGGATTCTCGGCGGCCGGCGTCGACACGGGAACTCGCCCATCAGCTCGACG is part of the Mycolicibacterium tusciae JS617 genome and encodes:
- a CDS encoding aldo/keto reductase, which gives rise to MTQHRYFGRTGVRATPLTLGTMNFGAWGEPDHDRSIEVVHRALDAGINVIDTADLYSAGESEVVVGKALVGRQRDDIILASKFHGKLGPDVNQQGNSRRWVVRAVEDSLRRLGVDHIDLYQIHKPDPHTDLDETLSALTSLVDAGKIRYFGTSCFPAHLLVKAQWVARDRGHIRPVSEQPPYSVLSRKAEVDVLPVAQEYELGVLTWSPLAGGWLSGRSADGSPLTATDRHRRLPARYDAELPLNVIKRQRVEQLSKLASDAGITLPQLAIAFVLAHPAVTTVIVGPRSIEHLESVLGAEEIALSADVLDAIDQIVAPGVTLNPADEGYVPPSIADSSLRRRA
- a CDS encoding ATP-binding cassette domain-containing protein, with the translated sequence MTLNVEGVAFAYRKHRVLHDISMTAPRGKVVGLLGPNGSGKSTLIKLLARIQRLQSGRISLDEQSLAVLRPKDHARIVAYVPQATEASAALSVRDCVLLGRTPYFGLRPSVSDWAAVDQAIELFDLDELADRPMADLSGGQAQRVLIARATAQAPQVLLLDEPTSALDLRYQVEALRLIRSLTRDRNLVTIIAIHDLNTASRFCDLVAVLSEGRIAEFGTTRDAYRKDLLEQVYGLEVDVNECGQFMEVHPVAT
- a CDS encoding aminotransferase class I/II-fold pyridoxal phosphate-dependent enzyme; the encoded protein is MSGAATAGLIDVDWLVQRIPGGAQPMTVADLVASAITSGQLRRGTRLPTMRELSAATGLGFRTISEAWTLLRDRGLIETRRRGGSFVAAFNTDSAVPPFAPTPLGAGRRLDLGKSAADPTLLPDLAHAFEFGLQAPNLHSSVREFITSRLYDCARRSWPFAAEGFIASGSGAEAALLSILGVTPAGTTVAVDEPANPGFLGSLRGAGLQVVGVTADAEGPKVQSLSAAIAAGATTYAFQASAPYSRGVTITEARLAALADVLGSVTEPVTVVEEDAVGPLTTKAPASFGPRLAGRVVHVRSFCKSYGVDLRTSLIGGSQNALQSIQSRRSTGLAVTSRILQDALAYLMECPDTAAVMTAAKQRYAQRRTACIDALAEHGIDGKSGPDGQFVWIDVPDELDTILRLASEGITVGAGSECYTQPSAGSIRLATMRLPDDPDVVDDLALTVARTLQGLGVNYYV
- a CDS encoding ABC transporter substrate-binding protein, producing MRRTFSPQITRHTRALLAAAVGVFILVGCSNASSDSTAPEAKSAESFTVVDDQGRELTFDGPVERAVIVGSFNVDLALALGARDQIVGIDSKTIGELNYADFSDDLSVGANGTELNYESIAEKNPDVVFIYRNHDWADAAAQLDKFGIPVVVASTWVFSEWNKSIDLLATVLGRKQEAAAVHQLTTDIDDLLARTKNVAKIPTYYEDSKGATTGADGGKNFALQAAGVENIFGTTPGNVIDSDPAAVLSADPGLIVVETSNTYGGSSDGVFQTKADELLARPGWADLAAVRDGKLFLYNAWAFDIAGNQITPLFYAKWAYPDLFADVDPFDFVARWAHDFIGAKDFSPEDGYVYRVDSGPGRS
- the egtB gene encoding ergothioneine biosynthesis protein EgtB encodes the protein MTVREKLARELTTARDRTLRLVDFDDAELHRQYNPLMSPLVWDLAHIGWQEELWLLRGNNPGRPGLLDPQVERCYDAFLNSRASRADLPLLSPAEARSYCSTVRNKALDSLDALPTDGSGIQDEFNFGLVISHENQHDETMLQALNLRTGPALLDRGAPLPPGRASVAGTSVLVPAGEFILGVDAVTEPHSLDNERSAHRVDLPAFRIGRVPVTNGEWRQFIDDGGYDQQRWWSERGWAHRQAADLRSPQFWNLDGTRTRFGHVEDIGADEPVQHVTFFEAEAYAAWAGARLPTEQEWEKACAWDPAAKARRRYPWGSSEPTTHLANLGGDSLRPAPVGAYPAGASAYGAEQMLGDVWEWTTSPLRPWPGFTPMLYEQYSAPFFDGDYKVLRGGSWAVASSIVRPSFRNWDHPIRRQIFSGVRLAWDIEGDRA
- a CDS encoding FecCD family ABC transporter permease produces the protein MTTTVVARVPPNSRQRPRRREPSNRRQWVIIGAGAVLSVLTVVVCTTVGTANAGPADLVRSLGIWLLGQDYPDSYRSTVVILGDLRLPRALLAFAGGAALSVAGVVMQGLLRNPLVSPYTLGLSSASAFGAALAIVVGRNTIGHSSVALTIASALICGLIVSAVVLGLASARQLAATTLILLGVALSQLFEALTSSLQFFVDEDTLAEIVHWAFGSVNNAQWGHVALVSAVLAVSLPYLLLRASAINAIAFAGDDAATSFGINVPRTRAATIFVSVALTAVVVSFTGVIGFVGLVGPHIARILIGSDHRYLLPFGAISGGLLLLVADTVGRTVLSPAVIPVGIVVALVGAPIFINLIFSKRATRL
- the egtD gene encoding L-histidine N(alpha)-methyltransferase yields the protein MTFALSNYLSADSASEALRRDVRTGLTQRPKSLPPKWFYDSVGSDLFDQITRLPEYYPTRTEAQILRERSAEIAAASGADTLVELGSGTSEKTRMLLDALRDSGSLRRFIPFDVDASVLEAAGSAIEKEYPGIEIDAVCGDFEEHLGKIPRVGRRLVVFLGSTIGNLTPEPRADFLAALAQSLQTGDSLLLGTDLVKDTDRLVAAYDDSAGVTAQFNRNVLAVVNRELDADFDLDAYEHVAKWNTDEERIEMWLRANQAQRVAVNALDLTIDFSDGEEMLTEVSCKFRPDRVAAELADSGLRRTHWWTDSAGDFGLSLSTL
- a CDS encoding NtaA/DmoA family FMN-dependent monooxygenase (This protein belongs to a clade of FMN-dependent monooxygenases, within a broader family of flavin-dependent oxidoreductases, the luciferase-like monooxygenase (LMM) family, some of whose members use coenzyme F420 rather than FMN.), giving the protein MSNSANRLALNLSIKAAGNHPAAWRHPSAELSNINSISGILSLAARADEAGVDALFLADKLAFANDGATVPMVYEPVTLLGAIAAVTRRIGLIGSISTTFSHPFTVARHTASLDHISGGRVGWNVVTSGAQKAAQNYGLNELPGHATRYQRADEFLEAVTALWESWGTDALVRDRKSGVFVNTDAVRPANHVGVNFSVAGPLNSPRPPQGWPVIVQAGGSDAGRELAARWADSVYTVADDIDVARSFYSDVKSRAARYGRPPEAIRIMTGFRVLVAKTADAAQQINTELAELADPRQVLRQLALITGVDLDVEDLDQPVPALPDPNESEGYRTHLQTLNSLVDSRRPASTRELAHQLDGGFGWDNRLVGDASDVADVFEEWLEAGATDGINLGSEILHGGVDAVFTELIPELERRGLRAPAAEQTHGTLRERYGLARRDRT
- the egtC gene encoding ergothioneine biosynthesis protein EgtC, encoding MCRHLGWLGEPVSVASLVMDPANGLMVQSYSPRRQKHGLMNADGWGAGFFDGDTPRRWRSAAPLWGDASFASVAPALRSGCIVAAVRSASVGMPIEPTASAPFTDGQWLLSHNGLVDRAALPLSAKAESTCDSALLAALIFDRGLDALGDTIVEVAAADPNARLNILAGNGSRLLATTWGDTLSMLRRDDGIVLASEPYDDNPGWHEIPDRHLVSVVGPDIELIPLKGP
- the egtE gene encoding ergothioneine biosynthesis PLP-dependent enzyme EgtE, with protein sequence MSKAGSLAEQWRAARPPVAGVHLDSAACSRQTFAVIDAAARHARHEAEVGGYVAAAAAAPVLDAGRAVIGSLTGLSSGDVAYTTGANDALDILLSSWPGERTVALLPGEYGPNLAIMAANGFDARPLPTDGDGRLDVDAAARTLAADRPGLVHLTALASHRGVAQPMAALADVCRNLDLDLVIDAAQALGHLDCAVTPSAIYSSSRKWVAGPRGVGFLGVHPDLAQRLRPRLPPPGWGLELTVMERIEQGEANVAARVGYSVALGDYLAAGPKQVGERLAEVGKMTREALADVSGWRVVEAVDEPTAITTLAPVDGADPQQVRAQLIAEHGIVTTFAETLRAPFEMTSPVLRASPHVDVTTGELAQFAEALAVVTRDAVTRSS